One window of Nocardioides dongkuii genomic DNA carries:
- a CDS encoding helix-turn-helix domain-containing protein, giving the protein MSETGAGRDRLRELLDAVLDEEHRSLEDMARGAHSSPYHFSRQLSRGAGEPPVAMRRRVMLERAAWQLRRGATVTDTAFAAGYESVEGFARAFARAYGHPPSAARPDGDGRTGHWLPAPNGIHFHPPTSLWVHAQEQTVNPFVDHLVRHDLDDTAYLVDLAKQLGDDDFRAVRRPGTLVTEWDGAEESVAAVLEHHVWTKEVWLAAVEGADLPDRGGDDPAALTARHFDVAPRWLAAVRDVERRGAWDDRIVDALCDPPESFPLGGILAHVLTYAAHRRQLVRQLLREAGLAVDQGDPLMWLRREAGGER; this is encoded by the coding sequence GTGAGCGAGACGGGTGCCGGGCGGGACCGGCTGCGGGAGCTGCTGGACGCCGTCCTCGACGAGGAGCACCGCAGCCTGGAGGACATGGCCCGCGGCGCCCACTCCTCGCCGTACCACTTCAGCCGCCAGCTCTCCCGCGGCGCCGGCGAGCCGCCGGTGGCGATGCGGCGCCGGGTGATGCTCGAGCGGGCGGCGTGGCAGCTGCGCCGCGGCGCGACGGTGACCGACACGGCGTTCGCGGCCGGCTACGAGTCGGTCGAGGGGTTCGCCCGCGCCTTCGCCCGTGCGTACGGCCACCCGCCCAGCGCAGCCCGCCCCGACGGAGACGGCCGCACCGGCCACTGGCTGCCCGCGCCCAACGGCATCCACTTCCACCCGCCCACCTCGCTGTGGGTCCACGCCCAGGAGCAGACCGTGAACCCCTTCGTCGACCACCTGGTCCGGCACGACCTCGACGACACCGCGTACCTCGTCGACCTCGCCAAGCAGCTCGGGGACGACGACTTCCGCGCCGTGCGCCGGCCCGGGACGCTTGTGACCGAGTGGGACGGCGCCGAGGAGTCGGTGGCCGCGGTGCTTGAGCACCACGTCTGGACCAAGGAGGTCTGGCTCGCGGCGGTCGAGGGCGCCGACCTCCCCGACCGCGGCGGTGACGACCCCGCCGCGCTCACGGCCCGGCATTTCGACGTCGCCCCGCGCTGGCTGGCCGCCGTGCGCGACGTCGAGCGGCGCGGCGCCTGGGACGACCGGATCGTCGACGCGCTCTGCGACCCGCCGGAGAGCTTCCCGCTCGGCGGGATCCTCGCCCACGTCCTGACGTACGCCGCCCACCGGCGCCAGCTCGTCCGCCAGCTGCTCCGGGAGGCCGGCCTCGCCGTCGACCAGGGCGACCCGCTGATGTGGCTGCGCCGCGAGGCAGGGGGCGAGCGGTGA
- a CDS encoding dihydrofolate reductase family protein — protein MTTTYYVATTLDGFIADEHDSLDWLLSQEQDEDGALGYDAFLRGIGAIAMGATTYCWVRDHLAESGESWPYDLPCWVFTHRDLEPVGERITFTSDPVPTVHAAMVRAAGDQGVWVVGGGDLAGQHADAGLLDEVVVHVAPVTLGAGRPLLPRPLDLRLVEHGRNGAFACARYEVVGRR, from the coding sequence GTGACCACGACGTACTACGTGGCGACCACGCTCGACGGGTTCATCGCCGACGAGCACGACTCCCTGGACTGGCTGCTCTCCCAGGAGCAGGACGAGGACGGCGCGCTGGGGTACGACGCGTTCCTCCGCGGGATCGGCGCGATCGCGATGGGCGCGACGACGTACTGCTGGGTGCGCGACCACCTCGCCGAGTCGGGGGAGTCGTGGCCCTACGACCTGCCCTGCTGGGTCTTCACGCACCGCGACCTCGAGCCCGTGGGCGAGCGGATCACCTTCACCTCCGACCCGGTCCCGACCGTGCACGCCGCGATGGTCCGGGCCGCAGGCGACCAGGGCGTCTGGGTGGTCGGCGGCGGCGACCTGGCGGGCCAGCACGCCGACGCCGGGCTGCTCGACGAGGTCGTCGTCCACGTCGCGCCGGTGACCCTCGGCGCCGGCCGCCCGCTGCTCCCGCGCCCCCTCGACCTCCGGCTCGTCGAGCACGGTCGCAACGGCGCGTTCGCCTGCGCCCGATATGAGGTGGTGGGCCGCCGCTGA
- the ggt gene encoding gamma-glutamyltransferase has translation MTTRRISAVLVALAMPAAMLAAAPLGEAAPAPAAGPAAPGAAPKAPAKVPTATGYGGAVSTVDPYATRVGLRVLKRGGNAVDAAVATAAALGVTEPYSAGIGGGGYFLVYDAKSGKVRSIDGRETAPKDIPRDAFIDPATGEPYPFTPDLVTSGVSVGTPGTPATWQKALDRWGTWSLAESLAPATRLARKGFRVDDTFRQQTLDNEERFTAFTSTRKLFWRGGDAPRVGSTFRNPDLARTYELLAERGLRPFYDGALAREIVRTARKPPKTKNTDLPVPRGYLRTSDLARYEVRMQKPTRVRYRGHEVFGMRPSSSGGSTVGEALNILKRFDLAGMSRTDALHHYLEASALAFADRGKYVGDPAYTDVPLKRLLDPEYGAERACLLDPAQAMAKPTAAGDVRSYDGECDGAPRTAEPAEDTENISTTNLTVADRWGNVVEYTLTIEQTGGSGIVVPGRGFLLNNELTDFSTVWEKSDPNRIQPGKRPRSSMAPTIVLKGGKPYLAVGSPGGSTIITTVLQLLVGRIDLGLGLPQALAMPRAAQRNTANVTAEPAFIEQYGAALEALGHTLVPAGDALTSAAQIGAATGIELRPGGRMIAVSEPERRGGGSAAVVRPRK, from the coding sequence ATGACCACCAGACGCATCTCCGCCGTCCTCGTCGCGCTCGCGATGCCCGCCGCGATGCTGGCGGCCGCACCACTCGGCGAGGCGGCTCCCGCGCCCGCCGCCGGACCCGCGGCACCCGGCGCCGCGCCGAAGGCCCCCGCCAAGGTCCCCACCGCCACGGGGTACGGCGGCGCGGTCTCCACCGTCGACCCGTACGCCACCCGCGTCGGGCTGCGCGTGCTCAAGCGCGGCGGCAACGCCGTCGACGCGGCCGTCGCGACCGCGGCGGCGCTGGGCGTCACGGAGCCGTACAGCGCCGGCATCGGCGGCGGTGGCTACTTCCTGGTCTACGACGCGAAGTCGGGCAAGGTCCGCAGCATCGACGGCCGCGAGACCGCCCCGAAGGACATCCCCCGCGACGCGTTCATCGACCCCGCGACCGGCGAGCCGTACCCGTTCACCCCCGACCTGGTGACCAGCGGCGTCTCCGTCGGCACCCCGGGCACCCCCGCGACCTGGCAGAAGGCGCTGGACCGCTGGGGCACCTGGTCGCTCGCGGAGAGCCTGGCGCCCGCCACCCGGCTGGCCCGCAAGGGGTTCCGCGTCGACGACACCTTCCGGCAGCAGACCCTCGACAACGAGGAGCGGTTCACGGCGTTCACCTCGACCCGCAAGCTGTTCTGGCGGGGCGGCGACGCGCCGCGCGTCGGGTCGACGTTCCGCAACCCCGACCTGGCCCGCACCTACGAGCTGCTCGCCGAGCGCGGCCTCCGCCCGTTCTACGACGGCGCCCTCGCCCGCGAGATCGTGCGCACCGCGCGGAAGCCCCCGAAGACCAAGAACACCGACCTGCCCGTCCCGCGCGGCTACCTGCGCACCTCCGACCTCGCCCGCTACGAGGTCCGGATGCAGAAGCCGACCCGGGTCCGCTACCGCGGCCACGAGGTCTTCGGCATGCGGCCCTCCTCCAGCGGCGGCTCGACGGTCGGGGAGGCGCTGAACATCCTCAAGCGCTTCGACCTCGCCGGCATGTCGCGCACCGACGCGCTGCACCACTACCTCGAGGCCAGCGCGCTCGCGTTCGCCGACCGGGGCAAGTACGTCGGCGACCCGGCGTACACCGACGTCCCGCTGAAGCGGCTGCTCGACCCCGAGTACGGCGCGGAGCGGGCCTGCCTGCTCGACCCGGCGCAGGCGATGGCCAAGCCCACCGCGGCCGGCGACGTCCGGTCCTACGACGGGGAGTGCGACGGCGCGCCGCGGACGGCGGAGCCGGCCGAGGACACCGAGAACATCTCGACCACCAACCTCACGGTCGCCGACCGGTGGGGCAACGTCGTCGAGTACACGCTGACCATCGAGCAGACCGGCGGGTCGGGCATCGTCGTGCCGGGCCGCGGGTTCCTGCTCAACAACGAGCTCACCGACTTCAGCACGGTCTGGGAGAAGAGCGACCCCAACCGGATCCAGCCCGGCAAGCGGCCGCGCTCCTCGATGGCGCCGACGATCGTGCTCAAGGGCGGCAAGCCGTACCTCGCGGTCGGCTCGCCCGGCGGCTCCACGATCATCACCACCGTCCTGCAGCTGCTGGTCGGCCGGATCGACCTCGGTCTCGGGCTGCCGCAGGCCCTCGCGATGCCGCGCGCCGCGCAGCGCAACACCGCCAACGTGACCGCGGAGCCGGCGTTCATCGAGCAGTACGGCGCGGCCCTCGAGGCGCTCGGCCACACGCTGGTGCCCGCGGGCGACGCGCTCACCAGCGCCGCCCAGATCGGGGCGGCGACCGGCATCGAGCTGCGTCCCGGCGGCCGGATGATCGCGGTCTCCGAGCCGGAGCGGCGCGGCGGCGGCTCGGCCGCGGTGGTGCGCCCGCGCAAGTGA
- a CDS encoding pyridoxamine 5'-phosphate oxidase family protein — protein MPTPAPASTSRASGWVEITTPDELVGVLGVPSDRARDKVRTALLPVDRDWLAASPFCVLATASATGACDASPKGDPPGSLVHVLDDRTIALAERPGNRRADGYRNILENPRVGLNFLIPGRGDTLRVNGRARLVSDAPFFDELAVKGHRPLLAVVVEIDEIFFHCAKAFLRSALWQPETWDPEARVPRRAVIAREVEPTGMTVEQLDDYYAPENYGKSLYA, from the coding sequence GTGCCGACCCCCGCTCCCGCCTCGACGTCCCGCGCGTCCGGGTGGGTCGAGATCACCACGCCCGACGAGCTCGTCGGCGTCCTCGGCGTGCCCTCGGACCGCGCGCGCGACAAGGTCCGGACGGCGCTGCTCCCGGTCGACCGTGACTGGCTCGCGGCCTCGCCGTTCTGCGTGCTGGCCACCGCGTCGGCGACCGGCGCGTGCGATGCGTCCCCGAAGGGCGACCCGCCGGGGTCGCTGGTGCACGTGCTCGACGACCGCACGATCGCGCTGGCCGAGCGGCCCGGCAACCGTCGTGCCGACGGCTACCGCAACATCCTCGAGAACCCCCGGGTCGGGCTGAACTTCCTGATCCCCGGCCGCGGCGACACGCTGCGCGTCAACGGCCGCGCGCGGCTGGTCTCCGACGCGCCGTTCTTCGACGAGCTGGCCGTCAAGGGGCACCGGCCGCTGCTCGCGGTGGTCGTCGAGATCGACGAGATCTTCTTCCACTGCGCGAAGGCGTTCCTCCGGTCGGCGCTCTGGCAGCCCGAGACCTGGGACCCGGAGGCGAGGGTCCCGCGGCGTGCGGTCATCGCCCGGGAGGTCGAGCCGACCGGGATGACCGTCGAGCAGCTCGACGACTACTACGCGCCGGAGAACTACGGGAAGAGCCTCTATGCCTGA
- the dapF gene encoding diaminopimelate epimerase — protein sequence MPDAGYPFLKGHGTENDFVLLPDHDGTVHGALDPARVRALCDRRAGIGGDGVLRVVRTAAYDEAAALVPEGAAEWFMDYRNADGSASEMCGNGIRVFARHLVDEGLVDAAAPIAIGTRDGVKVLHVDADSGLVTADMGVPRVLGDTSVTVDGSSWAALHVDMGNPHAVAFVGSLDDAGTLLEPPGHDPAVYPHGVNVELVAARGERHVAMRVHERGSGETRSCGTGACAVMVAAALRDGAAGDGPPAADLAYRVDVPGGTLTVTWTAAGRVLLTGPAVIVARGTTSL from the coding sequence ATGCCTGACGCGGGCTACCCCTTCCTCAAGGGGCACGGCACCGAGAACGACTTCGTGCTGCTGCCCGACCACGACGGCACCGTGCACGGCGCGCTCGACCCGGCGCGGGTCCGCGCGCTGTGCGACCGGCGGGCCGGGATCGGCGGCGACGGCGTGCTGCGCGTCGTCCGCACCGCGGCGTACGACGAGGCCGCGGCGCTGGTGCCCGAGGGCGCGGCGGAGTGGTTCATGGACTACCGCAACGCCGACGGCTCGGCGTCGGAGATGTGCGGCAACGGCATCCGGGTCTTCGCCCGGCACCTGGTCGACGAGGGGCTGGTCGACGCCGCGGCACCCATCGCGATCGGCACCCGCGACGGGGTGAAGGTCCTGCACGTCGACGCCGACTCCGGCCTGGTGACCGCCGACATGGGCGTGCCGCGGGTCCTCGGCGACACCTCGGTGACCGTCGACGGGTCGAGTTGGGCCGCCCTTCACGTCGACATGGGCAATCCTCACGCGGTCGCGTTCGTGGGGTCGCTCGACGACGCCGGCACGCTGCTCGAGCCGCCTGGCCACGACCCCGCGGTCTACCCGCACGGTGTGAACGTCGAGCTGGTCGCCGCTCGCGGTGAGCGGCACGTCGCGATGCGCGTCCACGAGCGCGGCTCCGGTGAGACCCGCTCCTGCGGCACCGGCGCCTGCGCGGTGATGGTCGCCGCCGCCCTGCGCGACGGCGCCGCCGGCGACGGCCCACCCGCCGCCGACCTCGCCTACCGCGTCGACGTCCCCGGCGGCACCCTCACCGTCACCTGGACCGCCGCCGGCCGGGTGCTCCTCACCGGCCCCGCCGTCATCGTCGCCCGGGGCACCACCTCCCTCTGA
- a CDS encoding SDR family NAD(P)-dependent oxidoreductase produces the protein MDIKGASAIVTGGASGIGAAAARQLAARGAVVVVADLQADKGEALAEEIGGVFAQVDVTQTDQIAAAVKAAAEIAPLRAVVNSAGIGWASRTIGRDGQVESAHSLEAFTKVIAINLIGTFDMVRQAATVMSTLDPTESGERGAIVNLASVAAFDGQIGQAAYSASKGGVVGMTLPVARDLSAAGIRLNTVAPGLIETPIYGEGPESEAFKAKLGESVLFPKRLGTPDELASMVLECLTNSYMNAETIRVDGGIRMPPK, from the coding sequence ATGGACATCAAGGGAGCCAGTGCCATCGTCACGGGCGGGGCGTCGGGCATCGGCGCGGCCGCTGCCCGCCAGCTCGCCGCTCGCGGCGCCGTCGTGGTCGTCGCCGACCTGCAGGCCGACAAGGGCGAGGCGCTCGCCGAGGAGATCGGCGGCGTCTTCGCGCAGGTCGACGTGACCCAGACCGACCAGATCGCCGCCGCCGTCAAGGCCGCCGCCGAGATCGCCCCGCTGCGGGCGGTCGTGAACTCCGCCGGCATCGGCTGGGCCTCGCGCACCATCGGCCGCGACGGCCAGGTCGAGTCGGCGCACTCGCTGGAGGCCTTCACCAAGGTGATCGCGATCAACCTGATCGGCACCTTCGACATGGTCCGCCAGGCGGCGACCGTGATGAGCACCCTGGACCCGACCGAGAGCGGCGAGCGCGGCGCGATCGTCAACCTCGCCAGCGTCGCGGCGTTCGACGGCCAGATCGGCCAGGCGGCGTACTCCGCCTCCAAGGGCGGCGTCGTCGGCATGACCCTCCCCGTCGCGCGCGACCTCTCCGCCGCCGGCATCCGCCTCAACACCGTCGCGCCCGGCCTGATCGAGACCCCGATCTACGGCGAGGGCCCGGAGTCCGAGGCGTTCAAGGCCAAGCTCGGGGAGAGCGTGCTGTTCCCCAAGCGCCTCGGCACCCCCGACGAGCTGGCCTCGATGGTCCTCGAGTGCCTCACCAACTCCTACATGAACGCCGAGACGATCCGCGTCGACGGCGGCATCCGGATGCCCCCGAAGTAG
- a CDS encoding maleylpyruvate isomerase family mycothiol-dependent enzyme: MSNHDRLSGFHANAARFTSVVDAGGTWDGASPCAGWTSRDVLRHVVETQRNFLEQRGAGLGPAPDLDLDPARAWGAHLAAVRRAAEDRDFVETEYDGHFGRTSVAATLADFYGFDMLVHRWDLARGLGQDAGFTDAELDTIETALEGFGDNLYLDGVCAPAVPVPDDAPRERALLARMGRSAG; encoded by the coding sequence ATGAGCAACCACGACCGCCTGTCCGGCTTCCACGCCAACGCCGCCCGCTTCACCTCCGTCGTCGACGCCGGTGGCACCTGGGACGGCGCCAGTCCCTGCGCCGGCTGGACCTCACGCGACGTGCTGCGGCACGTCGTCGAGACGCAGCGCAACTTCCTCGAGCAGCGCGGCGCCGGCCTCGGTCCCGCCCCCGACCTCGACCTCGATCCCGCCCGGGCCTGGGGCGCGCACCTCGCCGCCGTACGCCGGGCCGCCGAGGACCGCGACTTCGTCGAGACGGAGTACGACGGCCACTTCGGCCGCACGTCGGTCGCGGCGACCCTCGCCGACTTCTACGGCTTCGACATGCTGGTGCACCGCTGGGACCTCGCCCGCGGGCTCGGCCAGGACGCCGGCTTCACCGACGCGGAGCTGGACACGATCGAGACCGCGCTCGAGGGGTTCGGCGACAACCTGTACCTCGACGGCGTCTGCGCGCCCGCCGTACCCGTCCCCGACGACGCCCCGCGCGAGCGCGCCCTGCTGGCGCGCATGGGCCGCTCGGCGGGGTAG
- a CDS encoding AraC family transcriptional regulator produces the protein MARPTDPTERAHLRDQDGWSPPIFRYAPAPALADVVRRYWMPVWSLPPGATTVQRVLQYPVCLVVVARDYALLVGPQRGLSVQELAGEGWALGTMFQPAAGRALAGGPVDRLTDATVPLEQAAGLDGAALAHAVRDAVGDGPLDPARRQAAVDVVEDALTALLPVDEEGLLVNAVVEHVEGDPRVQRVSQVCEKFRLSERTLQRLTRHRLGLTPKWLVQRRRLHEAAELLRSGEPRDLARVAVELGYADQAHFSRDFRTATGLTPGQFAAEPPPT, from the coding sequence ATGGCGCGCCCCACGGACCCGACCGAGCGTGCCCACCTGCGCGACCAGGACGGCTGGAGCCCGCCGATCTTCCGGTACGCGCCGGCCCCGGCGCTCGCCGACGTCGTACGCCGCTACTGGATGCCGGTCTGGTCGCTGCCGCCCGGCGCGACGACCGTGCAGCGGGTGCTGCAGTACCCGGTCTGCCTAGTCGTGGTGGCGCGCGACTACGCGCTGCTCGTCGGCCCGCAGCGGGGGCTGTCGGTGCAGGAGCTGGCCGGGGAGGGCTGGGCCCTCGGCACCATGTTCCAACCCGCCGCCGGGCGGGCGCTCGCCGGCGGGCCCGTGGACCGGCTCACCGACGCGACGGTCCCGCTGGAGCAGGCGGCGGGCCTCGACGGAGCGGCGCTGGCGCACGCCGTGCGGGACGCGGTCGGTGACGGTCCGCTGGACCCGGCCCGGCGGCAGGCGGCGGTCGACGTGGTCGAGGACGCGCTGACCGCGCTGCTTCCCGTCGACGAGGAGGGCCTGCTCGTGAACGCCGTCGTCGAGCACGTCGAGGGCGATCCGCGGGTCCAGCGGGTCAGTCAGGTGTGCGAGAAGTTCAGGCTCTCCGAGCGCACCCTGCAGCGGCTCACCCGTCACCGGCTGGGCCTGACCCCGAAGTGGCTCGTTCAGCGGCGCCGCCTCCACGAGGCCGCCGAGCTGCTGCGGTCGGGGGAGCCCCGCGACCTCGCGCGAGTCGCCGTCGAGCTCGGGTACGCCGACCAGGCCCACTTCTCCCGCGACTTCCGCACCGCGACCGGACTCACCCCCGGTCAGTTCGCGGCCGAGCCGCCCCCCACCTAG
- a CDS encoding nucleoside/nucleotide kinase family protein has product MPVLLPPVPRDVRLLGITGPPGVGKSTAAAALGLPVVPMDGFHYADVELVRRGLQDRKGAPETFDAEGYAVLLRRVRAREPDVVAPAFERGLEQPLAGALAVPPDGTVVTEGNYLLLDEPRWRAVRAEVDVVWHLHLDDDVRRARLVARHVAFGKSPAAAREWVARVDEPNARLVSAAAARADLVVDVSGLSAGSS; this is encoded by the coding sequence ATGCCCGTGCTGCTGCCGCCGGTCCCGCGCGACGTACGTCTGCTCGGGATCACCGGCCCGCCGGGGGTCGGCAAGTCCACCGCGGCGGCGGCGCTCGGCCTGCCGGTAGTACCCATGGACGGCTTCCACTACGCCGACGTCGAGCTCGTCCGGCGCGGGCTGCAGGACCGCAAGGGCGCGCCGGAGACCTTCGACGCCGAGGGGTACGCCGTCCTGCTGCGGCGGGTCCGGGCGCGCGAGCCGGACGTCGTCGCGCCGGCGTTCGAGCGGGGGCTGGAGCAGCCGCTGGCCGGGGCGCTCGCCGTACCTCCCGACGGGACGGTGGTGACCGAGGGCAACTACCTGCTGCTCGACGAGCCGCGGTGGCGCGCGGTCCGCGCCGAGGTCGACGTCGTCTGGCACCTGCACCTCGACGACGACGTACGCCGCGCGCGGCTGGTCGCCCGGCATGTGGCCTTCGGCAAGTCCCCCGCCGCCGCCCGGGAGTGGGTCGCGCGCGTCGACGAGCCCAACGCCCGCCTGGTCTCCGCCGCCGCCGCCCGCGCCGACCTGGTCGTCGACGTCAGCGGGCTCTCGGCGGGATCGTCCTAG
- the hflX gene encoding GTPase HflX has product MTNASDFTLDPELDETSAWEDADSFDDSEPDDPDSTEPEPDLSAPDPEEVDPTTGQMDLVERHQLRRVASLRTELEDVTEVEYRQLRLERVVLVGVWTGGTVQDAENSMAELALLAETAGSEVLDAIYQRRMSPDPATYIGRGKVEGLKEIVAATGADTVICDGELAPSQLRNLEDRLKVKVVDRTALILDIFAQHAKSKEGQAQVELAQLNYLKQRLRGWGGNLSRQVGGRAAGGVGIGGRGPGETKIETDRRRIKTRIAKLRRELREMKGTRDTKRSERKRNQIPAVAIAGYTNAGKSSLLNRFTSAGVLVEDSLFATLDPTTRRTTTHDGRIYTMSDTVGFVRHLPHQLVEAFRSTLEEVADADLILHVVDGSHADPEGQIAAVREVFAEIGASQVPEIIVINKADAADPLVIGRLQQREPHSVVVSARTGEGIAEALAFVEDELPRPDVEFHALLPYERGDLLNRIHQHGEIATLEHTGEGTVVRGRANESLAGELAAYAVTPS; this is encoded by the coding sequence ATGACGAACGCATCTGACTTCACCCTCGACCCCGAGCTCGACGAGACCTCCGCCTGGGAGGACGCCGACAGCTTCGACGACAGCGAGCCCGACGACCCGGACTCCACCGAGCCCGAGCCCGACCTCTCCGCGCCGGACCCCGAGGAGGTCGACCCCACCACGGGTCAGATGGACCTCGTCGAGCGCCACCAGCTGCGCCGCGTCGCGAGCCTGCGCACCGAGCTCGAGGACGTCACCGAGGTCGAGTACCGCCAGCTCCGGCTGGAGCGCGTCGTCCTCGTCGGCGTCTGGACCGGTGGCACCGTCCAGGACGCCGAGAACTCCATGGCCGAGCTCGCCCTGCTCGCCGAGACCGCCGGCTCGGAGGTGCTCGACGCGATCTACCAGCGCCGGATGTCGCCCGACCCCGCGACGTACATCGGGCGGGGCAAGGTCGAGGGCCTCAAGGAGATCGTCGCCGCGACCGGCGCGGACACCGTGATCTGCGACGGCGAGCTCGCCCCGAGCCAGCTGCGCAACCTCGAGGACCGGCTCAAGGTCAAGGTCGTCGACCGCACCGCGCTGATCCTGGACATCTTCGCCCAGCACGCGAAGTCCAAGGAGGGCCAGGCGCAGGTCGAGCTGGCGCAGCTGAACTACCTCAAGCAGCGGCTGCGCGGCTGGGGCGGCAACCTGTCCCGCCAGGTCGGCGGTCGCGCCGCCGGCGGTGTCGGCATCGGTGGCCGTGGCCCCGGTGAGACCAAGATCGAGACCGACCGCCGCCGGATCAAGACCCGGATCGCCAAGCTCCGCCGCGAGCTGCGCGAGATGAAGGGCACCCGCGACACCAAGCGGTCCGAGCGCAAGCGCAACCAGATCCCTGCCGTCGCGATCGCGGGCTACACCAACGCCGGCAAGTCCTCGCTGCTCAACCGGTTCACGAGTGCCGGGGTGCTGGTCGAGGACTCGCTGTTCGCGACCCTCGACCCGACGACGCGGCGCACGACCACCCACGACGGGCGCATCTACACGATGAGCGACACCGTCGGCTTCGTGCGGCACCTGCCGCACCAGCTGGTGGAGGCGTTCCGCTCCACGCTGGAGGAGGTCGCGGACGCCGACCTGATCCTGCACGTCGTCGACGGCTCGCACGCCGACCCCGAGGGCCAGATCGCCGCCGTCCGCGAGGTGTTCGCCGAGATCGGCGCCAGCCAGGTGCCGGAGATCATCGTCATCAACAAGGCCGACGCGGCCGACCCGCTCGTGATCGGCCGGCTGCAGCAGCGCGAGCCGCACAGCGTGGTCGTCTCCGCGCGCACCGGCGAGGGCATCGCCGAGGCGCTCGCGTTCGTCGAGGACGAGCTGCCCCGGCCGGACGTCGAGTTCCATGCGCTGCTGCCCTACGAGCGGGGCGACCTGCTCAACCGGATCCACCAGCACGGCGAGATCGCCACCCTCGAGCACACCGGCGAGGGCACGGTCGTCCGCGGGCGAGCCAACGAGAGCCTCGCCGGCGAGCTCGCGGCGTACGCCGTCACGCCGTCCTGA
- a CDS encoding SGNH/GDSL hydrolase family protein, translated as MAHGGGAGEAARVSVRGRVLLGIGSALVVVLALTVVLAERAGADLSRCERFAAASAERAEAVTGAGEDLLVIGDSYAAGLRLDRTAASWPSRLPGRVHVAGFSGSGFSATASACTDVSFAARAAAALRRSGAGTVVVEGGLNDHDQSAAAVTAGFRQLMQVLEGRRVVVVGPPAAPARAAEVPAVDRLLADLAARHGAAYVATSDLELPYLDDALHLTPEGHRAFGDAVAQRMTQRMAAQLLNAASNDAAGGS; from the coding sequence GTGGCTCACGGTGGAGGCGCCGGCGAGGCCGCGCGCGTGTCGGTGCGTGGCCGGGTGCTCCTGGGCATCGGGTCCGCGCTGGTGGTGGTGCTCGCGCTGACGGTGGTGCTCGCCGAGCGCGCCGGCGCCGACCTGTCCCGCTGCGAGCGCTTCGCCGCGGCGTCCGCCGAGCGGGCGGAGGCGGTGACCGGGGCGGGCGAGGACCTGCTCGTCATCGGTGACTCGTACGCCGCGGGGCTGCGGCTCGACCGGACCGCCGCGTCGTGGCCGAGCCGGCTGCCGGGCCGCGTGCACGTGGCCGGGTTCTCCGGCTCCGGGTTCAGCGCGACCGCCAGCGCCTGCACGGATGTCTCGTTCGCGGCCCGCGCGGCCGCGGCCCTGCGCCGCTCGGGCGCCGGGACCGTCGTCGTCGAGGGCGGGCTCAACGATCACGACCAGTCGGCGGCCGCGGTGACGGCCGGCTTCCGGCAGCTGATGCAGGTCCTCGAGGGCCGCCGCGTCGTGGTCGTCGGCCCGCCGGCCGCGCCCGCGCGGGCCGCGGAGGTGCCGGCCGTCGACCGGCTGCTGGCCGACCTCGCGGCCCGCCACGGCGCGGCGTACGTCGCGACCTCCGACCTCGAGCTGCCCTACCTCGACGACGCGCTGCACCTCACGCCCGAGGGCCACCGCGCCTTCGGCGACGCGGTGGCCCAGCGGATGACCCAGCGGATGGCCGCTCAGCTGCTGAACGCCGCGTCGAACGACGCCGCGGGCGGGTCGTAG